The Lucilia cuprina isolate Lc7/37 chromosome 5, ASM2204524v1, whole genome shotgun sequence genome includes a window with the following:
- the LOC111689847 gene encoding E3 ubiquitin-protein ligase RNF12-B-like isoform X2, producing the protein MLQKIILVSLALCSFISCLQAEMVYAAVSGLPMSFLPPPPGNGPQNIRPPPNLHDGPLVRPQRSLYGPPGYGGGWHGPPVHPQAIGLGHISKQELITLLEAAKEAAKPAPEPEPEPEPEPEPEPEPEPEPEEEAKPAGPPAGVPLTVSLPAFVPIQLSAMYTAPPPAAAPEAEGGAEEGGDEEEEGGDEEEEEEEEADEEEEEEEEEVEPAPAPVKPYHPIYHPWSSRGVYSRRVVPFAPRSVKRYKARGKTSRSKSRSKSRKSKSKKSKSKSKSRSRKRKSNIRYAGSAQSIQVLPPPPFLARAPGPLKLVPSNQLLSNWK; encoded by the exons atgttgcaaaaaatcATA tTGGTCTCGTTGGCCTTGTGCAGTTTTATAAGCTGTTTACAAGCTGAAATGGTATATGCTGCCGTTTCGGGGTTACCCATGAGCTTTTTGCCACCTCCTCCTGGTAATGGACCGCAAAATATTAGACCGCCACCTAATTTACACGATGGTCCCTTAGTAAGACCCCAACGTTCTTTATATGGTCCACCAGGTTATGGTGGCGGTTGGCATGGACCTCCAGTCCATCCTCAAGCTATTGGTTTGGGTCATATTTCGAAACAAGAATTGATAACTCTACTGGAAGCAGCCAAAGAAGCGGCTAAGCCAGCACCAGAGCCCGAACCAGAGCCAGAACCTGAACCAGAGCCAGAACCCGAACCGGAACCTGAACCCGAGGAGGAAGCAAAACCAGCAGGACCTCCAGCTGGAGTACCTCTTACTGTCTCGTTGCCAGCTTTTGTTCCCATTCAACTCTCGGCTATGTATACAGCTCCACCACCAGCTGCTGCACCTGAAGCTGAAGGAGGGGCTGAAGAGGGCGGAGATGAAGAAGAAGAGGGTGGTGACGAAGAAGAAGAAGAGGAGGAAGAAGCGGATGAAGAGGAGGAAGAAGAGGAAGAAGAAGTTGAACCTGCACCAGCACCAGTCAAACCATACCATCCCATCTATCATCCTTGGTCCTCAAGAGGCGTCTATAGCCGAAGAGTTGTACCATTTGCGCCACGCTCTGTTAAAAGATATAAAGCTCGTGGCAAGACCAGCAGATCGAAATCTAGATCAAAGTCCCGCAAATCAAAATCCAAGAAAAGCAAATCTAAATCAAAATCTCGTTCTAGAAAACG AAAATCCAACATACGTTATGCCGGCTCTGCCCAAAGCATTCAAGTTCTACCACCACCACCATTTTTGGCACGCGCACCAGGACCTCTTAAGTTAGTGCCTTCCAATCAATTGCTCAGCAATTGGAAATGA
- the LOC111689847 gene encoding translation initiation factor IF-2-like isoform X1 has translation MLQKIILVSLALCSFISCLQAEMVYAAVSGLPMSFLPPPPGNGPQNIRPPPNLHDGPLVRPQRSLYGPPGYGGGWHGPPVHPQAIGLGHISKQELITLLEAAKEAAKPAPEPEPEPEPEPEPEPEPEPEPEEEAKPAGPPAGVPLTVSLPAFVPIQLSAMYTAPPPAAAPEAEGGAEEGGDEEEEGGDEEEEEEEEADEEEEEEEEEVEPAPAPVKPYHPIYHPWSSRGVYSRRVVPFAPRSVKRYKARGKTSRSKSRSKSRKSKSKKSKSKSKSRSRKRTGRKPLKARKSNIRYAGSAQSIQVLPPPPFLARAPGPLKLVPSNQLLSNWK, from the exons atgttgcaaaaaatcATA tTGGTCTCGTTGGCCTTGTGCAGTTTTATAAGCTGTTTACAAGCTGAAATGGTATATGCTGCCGTTTCGGGGTTACCCATGAGCTTTTTGCCACCTCCTCCTGGTAATGGACCGCAAAATATTAGACCGCCACCTAATTTACACGATGGTCCCTTAGTAAGACCCCAACGTTCTTTATATGGTCCACCAGGTTATGGTGGCGGTTGGCATGGACCTCCAGTCCATCCTCAAGCTATTGGTTTGGGTCATATTTCGAAACAAGAATTGATAACTCTACTGGAAGCAGCCAAAGAAGCGGCTAAGCCAGCACCAGAGCCCGAACCAGAGCCAGAACCTGAACCAGAGCCAGAACCCGAACCGGAACCTGAACCCGAGGAGGAAGCAAAACCAGCAGGACCTCCAGCTGGAGTACCTCTTACTGTCTCGTTGCCAGCTTTTGTTCCCATTCAACTCTCGGCTATGTATACAGCTCCACCACCAGCTGCTGCACCTGAAGCTGAAGGAGGGGCTGAAGAGGGCGGAGATGAAGAAGAAGAGGGTGGTGACGAAGAAGAAGAAGAGGAGGAAGAAGCGGATGAAGAGGAGGAAGAAGAGGAAGAAGAAGTTGAACCTGCACCAGCACCAGTCAAACCATACCATCCCATCTATCATCCTTGGTCCTCAAGAGGCGTCTATAGCCGAAGAGTTGTACCATTTGCGCCACGCTCTGTTAAAAGATATAAAGCTCGTGGCAAGACCAGCAGATCGAAATCTAGATCAAAGTCCCGCAAATCAAAATCCAAGAAAAGCAAATCTAAATCAAAATCTCGTTCTAGAAAACG CACTGGACGCAAACCCTTAAAAGCTAG AAAATCCAACATACGTTATGCCGGCTCTGCCCAAAGCATTCAAGTTCTACCACCACCACCATTTTTGGCACGCGCACCAGGACCTCTTAAGTTAGTGCCTTCCAATCAATTGCTCAGCAATTGGAAATGA